Proteins encoded within one genomic window of Rhinoderma darwinii isolate aRhiDar2 chromosome 5, aRhiDar2.hap1, whole genome shotgun sequence:
- the RPL14 gene encoding large ribosomal subunit protein eL14 — translation MVFKRYVQIGRVAYVSFGPHAGKLVAIVDVIDQNRALVDGPCTAVRRQSMPFKCMQLTNFVLKFPHSARQKCVRVAWEKEKINEKWTETNWAKRIDARQRKAKMTDFDRYKVMKAKKMRNKIIRHEMKKLAKEGTVTKKAKPKAKPKAKAKE, via the exons ATG GTGTTCAAACGCTACGTCCAGATTGGCCGTGTTGCCTACGTCTCCTTTGGTCCCCATGCTGGCAAACTAGTGGCAATTGTTGATGTCATTGACCAGAACAGG GCTCTTGTTGACGGTCCCTGCACTGCTgtgaggagacagtccatgcccttTAAATGCATGCAACTTACCAACTTTGTCCTCAAGTTTCCACACAG CGCTCGCCAGAAATGCGTTCGCGTCGCCTGGGAGAAGGAGAAGATTAATGAGAAATGGACTGAAACAAACTGGGCCAAGAGAATTGATGCCAGACAGAGG AAAGCAAAGATGACCGACTTTGACCGCTACAAAGTCATGAAGGCAAAGAAAATG AGGAACAAGATCATCCGACATGAGATGAAGAAACTTGCAAAGGAGGGTACGGTCACCAAGAAGGCAAAACCGAAGGCAAAACCGAAGGCAAAAGCAAAAGAATAA